The stretch of DNA GTCTGTAAATAGGCCGGTAGATTCGAGTGCGACATCGACCTCCATCTTAGACCAGGGTAGCTGAGACGGGTCTTTTACGCTGAGAACCTCTATCTCGTAGTTCTCGATGACAAGCTTATTTCCCTGAACCTCCACCCTTCCCTTGTACCTGCCGAACACGCTGTCGTACTTGAAGAGGTGGGCGAGGGTCTTTGCATCGGCTAGATCGTTCACGGCTACTACGTCGAAGGTCTTCAAGAACTTCTCGTTCTGCAGGGCTGCTTTCAGAAAGTTTCTACCTATCCTTCCAAAACCGTTTATTCCAACGCGGTAAGTCATGGTCTAGTCCCCAAGTATTATTTTTGCAGAATAGGGATATAAAGAAGGTTTAAGCACATCCAATAATTATTTGCTTTCCATAGTGGCTCCGCCCTGCACGAGCTCCCCATCATTCGGGCCTTCCGAGCTTCTTCACAGCCGATATTACATTACTCGAACACCTAATAAAACTGCCCGTCGAGCATTCGACAAATCGCTAAAGCATTTATAACAGATGTACAAACTCCATCCACGATGAGTCGAAGCAAAAGCGCTAACGACTGGTTCAGCGACCCCTCCCTCCGGGAGGTCGCTGCGAAAATCGCTGGAGAAATTATTATGTCCGAGAACCCTGGAGGAGAAATGAGGAAGTGGCGCGAGAAGTTCAGCCTAACGCAGGTTGAAGTCGCAGCCCAGATGGGCGTCTCCGCCTCTGTCCTAAGCGACTACGAAAGCGGTAGGAGGAAGTCTCCTGGAGCCAAGTTCGTTGCAAGGTTCGTGAAGAGCCTGATCCTTAAGGACATTGAAAGAGGGGGCATAATTCTCTCAGGGCTCAGGCGCATACTGCTAGGCTCCGACCTCCTGAGGGAAGCGGTGATAGACATGCGCGAGTTCAGCATCCCCATATCGATCGCTCGCTTCTGCGAGGCCATAGAGGCAGACCTGATAGTAGGCTCAGCCTTCGTCTCGACCCCGTTGCTCGGCTACACCCTCGTTGACAGCATTAAGCTTGTTCTAGACGTCCCATCGTACGACTACGTAAAGCTGTACGGTGCTACAACCCAAAGAGCCGCGATATTCACCAGAGTGTCTTACGGCAGGAGCCCAATGGTCGCTGTTAAGTCTATGCAGGCCGGAATGGGCGGCCTGCGCCCAGCACTAGTGGTCCTGCACGGAGTTAAGAAGGTCGATGAGCTGGGTCTGGAGATAGCGAAGAGGGAAAATATCCCCCTTGCTGTGACCCGTGTGGAGGACTTAAATGAGCTGATAAACAAGCTGAGGTCGATTAAGTAGTTTTTCACTCGACTTTAACCTTAAACCTCTCTACCCGTAGAGGAACCTCGACCTCAAGTATGCCTCTCTTGAAGGTGGCCTTGATGTTGTTAACGTCGGCATTGTCCGGGAGGGGTATCTCGAGCTTGTACCTCGAAATCCCCCTTCTTAGAAACGCGAACTCCTCTAAGGCAAAGGGTTTAGAGAAGACGGCCTCGATCCTCAAAACATTCCCTTCTACCCTTACGTCTATGCTCTCCTTATCTTTAACACCTGCGAGGTCAGCGCAGATTTTTATCTTGTCGGATGATCGCCTGACCTCGTAGAGGGGGACGACCGTTTTCTCCTCCTGAGCGGCGAAGGGTTGAAAGAGTTCTTCCTCGAACCTGGCGACTTCTTCTCTGATTCTCTGGAACTCCTTCATGATCTCCTCGAGTTGTTTCCTTACCCAGGACTCCATGCCGTTCACCTAAACGTACAGAGCAGGTATAGTGTACTCGTATTCCTTACCTGCACCTTTCATAGTCTCCATAGTTCTCTTCATTAGCTCGCGGAGTTTAAGCCTGATCTCCTCCTCTTGCTCGATGAGCTGTTTGACGTCGACGTCTTTTCCAATGAGCTTGGAAAGCGCTTGCAGGGTGGAGGCAGAAGCACCCGGATCTGGGTAGTTCAGAAAGCACTCGGAGAGCAGAGCTAGAGCTCCCAGTTTTTTCTTGTAACCCTCTTTCAGAATCTGCGCGTAGACGCCCCCGATGAAGCCCTCCCTTAAAGGCTCGATGCCCATCCTCTTAGCGTAGTCCAGCATCTCAGGCTCTATGGAAGCCGCGTAGGTGCGTGGAACCTCGATGTTCAGCCTGTCCTGCACCGCTATACCGCCGAGCAGGAAGAGCCTTCTAACCCCCCTCTCAAGTAGCTTAGATGTTAAGAATGCAGCGAGCCCATGTATTGACTGCGGAGGAATAGCGACATCCGAGTGCACCACCAGTATGAAGTCGTTGCCCTTGTACCCACCGTAAATCCGAAGCGGCAGTAGGGGGGAAGCCTCATGGAAGAGTATCACAGGAGGCATGCTGGGCGAGTCGATGTAGCCGATGCTCCTGAGATCCCATTGCCTCACAAGGTGTGACGTCGCTATTGGTCCCACAAGCCCCACGTCGGGTAGCCCCACTACGGCTATGCTCCCCTGAGGGACTTCCTCGGTGAGAGAAATAGACCAGACTGTTTTCATACCGTGGCTTTAGTGGAAAAAGAGCATATTATATGTTTCCGCTACCTCGAGTATCTCTTCAGCACTTCGACAACGGGAAGGGTGCCCTTTATGAGGTACTCTATTAGAGCTCCTCCCCCGGTGCTGGCGTGGGACACCTTGTCAATGTAGCCGAGCTTCGAGGCAGCTGCTAGCGTGTGGCCTCCGCCGATTAGCGTGAAAGCGCCGGAGGATGCCATAGCCTCAAACACCGCCCTAGTTCCCTGGGCGAACCTCTCGTCCTCGAAAACACCCATGGGTCCGTTCATCACGACAGTCTTCGAGCCCTTGATGAGCTCTGAGTAGAGTTTAGCAGTCTGGGACCCGATGTCCTTAATCAAGCCATCAGTGGGTAGTTTCGAAACCTCGACTTCGACCCTTCTGCCGTCTTTTTCTACGGCTAAGTCGACAGGCAGGACGATCCTGTCCTTGTACGCCGATAGAAGGTCTTTGAGCTCTTTCTCCAGGCTCAGGAACCCCTTTTCCTCCAGAACCTTCAAGTTCTTCTCTCCTATGTTGAAGCCGGCGCTGTGCAAAAGCAGGTTCGCCGCAAGCCCCCCTGTAAGTACCCTGTCTGCGATGTTGCCGCCTAGCACGCTCCTGATTATGTCGGCAGTGTCCTCGGCCTTAGCACCACCGATCACGTAGATGCACGGCCTCTCAGGGTTGTTGCGGACCCTGTAAAGCGCCCTAAGCTCTTTCTCCATGACCCTGCCAGCGACGAAGTGCCTCACGACCGGGGCGAAGCCGACGAGTGAAGCGTGAGGGCGGTGAGCGGCAGAGAATGCGTCTACAACGTAGACGTCGATGAGAGGGCCGAGCCTAGACACAAGCTCCGATTTGGCGTGCTCCTCGGGGCTAGCAGTCTTAGTCTCACCATCCCAGTACCTAACGTTCTCCAGGACCAAAACCTCGCCCTCTCGAAGGCTCTTTATCGCTTGGACTGCTCTCTCGCCGAATATATCGTCTACGAACTTCACTCTCCCCTCCAGATACCTGTTAAGTACCTCGGCGTGCTCGCGCAGGCTCGTGAAATCCGGGTCACCTTTGCGACCCTGATGGGAAAGGACAACCACTCGCGCTCCCTTGCTCGCGAGCTCCCGGAGCGTCGTTTCAGCGTGGGCGATAATCCTGGTGTAGTCCAGAAGTTTTCCAGTTTTAGCGTCTACAGGTGAGTTGAAGTCAACCCTTACGCCTACAACTTTACCTTTTACATCCACGTCGTCGAGCGTTTTTATGCCAAAGCCTTCCAGCATGCGTTCACCCGTTATCTATCACACTGCGTTAATATTTTAAAATTGAGCAATAACGAGGTCTAATTACGATATTTTTCCCGCTAAGCCAGCGGGGGTTCCTCGGGTTGGGCCGCTCCTCTGTGAAGTTCACCAAACCTAGAAAATCTCAAGGAAGCGGATGCCGAAAGCGCTAATCGAGAATGGCAGGAGGGTCCGCTAAGCGAGTGCTTGCAGGGCCTCGATTACGACTGAGAGGACGATCAACCCCAGCTCGACTGTGATAACCGCTAGTGTACCGAGGACCTCTGCTTTTTCCCGCCTTACGACCTTGTATGTAAGGAATAATCCCTCTGCGCAGGCGACAGTAATAGCCATGATCTGGAGAAGGTTGACGACATCGGTTGCGATAACGGTGAAATCACCTTGACCGGTGGCCACATGCTGAGCTTTAAGGGTGTAGCCGGCATAGTAGGCTGTGGCTCCTGCCACAATCGGCCCAATGACGGGGATGTTACACGACAGAACCAGTGGCGCGAAATCTACCAGCACGTTCGTCGCCGTAGCTTCGAAATCTCCTGGGACCAGTAAGCTCTCGAAGTACCGTTCTGTTGACTCGTAGAGCTGTTTTGACTCAGAGGGGCTGATCTCTTGAAAGTACCCGAGCACGATGAGGGAGACTAGCGTTAGTGCGGCTACGGCTAAAAACAAGGCTCTGAGCCCCCACTCGTCCATACGACCCCTCCTCAGGTTATAGTGAAAAGCATAAATTTGTGTGCCCGCGAGGAGTGACTCAATGCACCACTCTGAAACGTTCTACAACGTAGTTAGGTGCGGGGAGGTACTGTGCGTCGAGTTTGACTGCTCGGCATGGCGATGGGTCGAGGAGAAGTTAAATCTTCGCGTTGAGAGCGCAGGGGAAGTGTGCTTCTCCAGTCTTCCGTACTCGAGCAAAGACGAAGCCATAGAGTTCTTGGTTGCTAATGGTGTTCCTGAAGAGAGGATAGCTGTCGAGGGTAGTCCTCTCGCAATCAAAGCGGAGAGAGGCAGAGAGCCCACGGTGAAAGTATGCCCGGTGTGCGGGAGCACTAGGATAGTTGAAATCGGGGTAGTCGGCCTCACTCCGCCGCTTTACGTGTGCGAAAACTGTGGGTACCACGGCGCGCTCGTATTGGAAGTGGTTCTTTAATCCTCCCTCTCCTCGAGCAATGCGAGCTGCTCCTTTAGGCTTAGGATTTGCCGGATGAGCCAGGCGTCGTCGACGCTCCCCCTCCCGTAGAAGAGGGTCAGGAAGCCCTCAAATCTCTGCTTGACGAGAAATCGAAGCAGCTTTGGGTTGTTGTACTGCGAAGGGATGAGGATGGACGCTGGTCGGCCCTCCTCGTAATTCGAGATGTTAAGATTCCTAGTTATCTGCAGGTTGCTCCTCAGAGCCTCCGCGAAAGAATTTGTCGACGGGTAGTCTTCCTCGGTCATTGAAAGGCCAATAACTCCCCCGGCGAAGGAGCCGATAGCTCTGCTCACTCTCCTGAGCTCAGAGGGATTCCCTGGCTCCAGGAGAACCTTAACCTTGTATGTCGCGGCTACGTCGTACATCTGCTCAAGCTCCTCACTTGAGATCTCGCCGGGTCTCAAGATAATTATAGTCCTACCCGCCGACTCGTCCGCTATCATGCAGATTTTCTCGAAGTCTTCAACATCGATACCTGCGACGTAACCGAACCTTAGGGACGCGAGATAGAGATTGCGGTCGTAAAATGCGTCGACCACCTCGCCCACGCTCTCAGCTACAAGTGTGTTCCACGTGGTCACGATTTGTATCCACGCTCCCGTACCCTCCATCAGCGAAAGCCTCCTGTCAAGCTCTTCGAAATCGGCCTCGCTCAAGACGGCTAGTCCTGCCACGGGTATTATTCTCAGCATTCTGCAAGAAAGAGTAAGTTCAGGAGCCTAATATAGTGCGCGCTTACCGGTCTGAGACATGGCTCGAAGCGTTGCCCTAAAGCTATATTTACCACAAAACATGTTGCTAGACACGCACTATGCAGGAGCCTCAGCGCGATTCAGACCTCGAGCAGGTTTACGCGATAATGGGTAACCCCTACATGAGGGCTATACTGAGGACGCTGGGTGAGAGAGGCGAGGCCTCTTTCAGTGAGCTGAAGTCAGCTGTCGGAACCAGTACCGGCAACCTCTACTATAACCTTGACAAGCTTGAGGGGTTTATAACTAAAAACGAGAAGCGTAAGTACGTGTTGACGGAGAAGGGCTTTAGGCTCTATCGTTTTATGCTGGAGAACGAGTCCCGCATAAGGACTTTGATCTCGGAAAAAAAGGGCGTCGCTGCATGGGTAGAAAAGTACATCCTCCCAGTGCTGGTCCCGGAGAGCCTGGTATCGTTTCTGTACTCTGATGCCCAGCTGTCGCTTCTCATGCTTGCGGCTTACTCGGTACTGACGGGGGTATCCTCAATTTACGGTGTATACGTGTGTTTTGGGCTCGACCAGCTCTTCCTGCCTCTCACGGGCGTCTACAGGTTGCTCCCCGCGCTAGCAGGCCTCCTAGTTCTCTTGACAGCACTTGAAGCTCCATCTAGGCTTATGGGAGGCGAGAAGAGAATTAGCATCGAGTACATCGCCACGGTTCTCGCCGCCACGCTCCCCTTGAGCATCCCAGCCCTGCTGCCACTAGACATCCTGTACGTCAACGTACTTTTCCGCCTAGCTCAGATCCTCGTCATCGGGTTGCTTACAGCTACACTAAAGGTGTACAAGCGTTTGCCGACGGAGAGAGCGTTCATAGCTGTGTTCACAGCAACGTATGTAAGCTACAATATCGCCTTCATAATTCAAAGATTCTTCTAATGACTGCGTCTCGCGCAACGTCCTCGCCTGACACATCTGCCCCTCTGTCCAAAAAGCTCCCTTGAAAGCTCTTCGCGTTTCGCCCAGTAAAGGCGACCACCACGCTAAGTGCCCTCGTTGTCTTGCTCCTGATCAAGCACGGTGCACTCACCCTGCAAGCCCCCTGGGGTCGCGTCGGGAACCCTATCCGGGATCGAACAGCCTCCCCCCTCTAACTTTCACTCAAGCCTTAGGATAAGAAGGAAAAGACCGAGGCGAACACAGGGACGAAACGAAGAAAAGCTAAGACGTACCATTGCCTCACATGGAGATTGTACTCGAAAACCTTACGCCAGTAGTGTTTAGGGCTAGCGTTAGAGTCCTAGAGCTTATATCGAGACACTCGCTGTCGCTGGACTCGGCTTTCCAAGAGGCTCTTGGGGAGTTCAGCTTGAAGCCAGGTGAGCGAAAAGCGGTCTACTTACTTTCCAAAGGCACGCTTGAAAGCATTGGGCCTGCAATATATACTCTGAGGAAGCACGGTAAAGAGTCTCTGCCTCTGCGCAGGAGAATGGCCTTCCTAGTAGCTTTCTACCTCGTACGGGAGAATTGGGAGACTCGCCTCAAGCTAAAAGCTGTAAGGGGTGGTTTGCTCAGCGACAGTCTTATGCCATTACTGTCTGAGCGCGCCATCGAGAAGGCTATGCTTGAAATCAAGGAGTTACCCGCCGCTCAACGCTTAGCCTACGAAGAAAGTATACCCCCGTTGGTAGCTGAGACTGCCCTAGCGATGTTCGGAGAAAAGGCTTCGAGGGATGTCTTGAGGTCGTTAAAGCGAAGGCACGTGTGGGTAAGGGTGACTGAACCCGGCTTGATTGACTGTGTCAAGGAGTATTTGTCGAGGCGCAGTTTTTCTGTGAAGATAGACGAGGATACTCCATCACTGCTGTCGGTAGAGTTAAATACGGATGATCCCTTACCGCAGCTCCCAAAGGGCGCGGTCTACCAGGATAAGGCTAGTGTAATCGCCGTGGAAGCGTTTCTATCGCTCAACCCTCGCGGCCTCATTGCCGACTTAGCTGCAGCTCCCTGCCTTAAGTCCTCTATTGTCTGCAACAAGGCGACAGAGGCTGAGATCATAGCCGTAGATGTATCTCAGAAGAGATTGCCATTATGCAGGAGCTTCATGGACTCGTCTCGTTGCGTGTACGACCTCGTGTGCTCTGACGGGAGGTTTTTCCAGTCGATGAAGCGTTTCGACGGCGTCGTTGTAGACGCCCCGTGTACTAACAGCGGTGCAATCCCGCGGGACCCGGGTCTGCGGCTCGCTCTCTGGGATCTGAGCCGGAGCGATCTGGAGAAAATGAGTCAGACTCAGGTCCTCTTGCTTAGGAATGCTCTGAGGTTATCTAAACCTCACGCCCCAATACTTTTCTCTACATGCTCGATCTTCCCAGAGGAGGGTGAAAGGGTTTTGGCAAAACTGGAGAAAGCCTTCAAGCCCTTGAAGCCCATGCTCCCTCCGAGCCTCGAGAGCAGGCTGATCAAGCCCTGCGAGGGGTGCTACAGGCTTTACCCCCACCTCCACCGGACAGACGGCTTCTTTTTCTCAACAATCACAAGGACAGTTTAAAAGCCCGCACGTCATCAGAGGGTGCGTGGTCGTGGAACTTAGGCCTTGCCTGGTCGTAACGACCCACCTAGGCCTCGAGAGAGTAGCCGCAAGCCGGATAAAGGAGGAGCTCGGCGTCGAGGCTGAGCCTCTGCCCGGAGGTTTTCAAGGGCTTGTCCTCGTGTACTGCCAGGGATTCGATGTGGACCTGTTGGCGAAAGAGCTCTCGTCGCGAATAGTAGAGGCCGAAAGAGTTCTCCCGATTTACCGGGCTGTAAAGGCAGACTTGGAAGAGATATGCGAGGCTGTGAGGAGCATTGCTCCACAGGTGCTGGGTGAGTCAGAGTCCTTCGCGGTTCGCACCGAACGCAGAGGGCATCATAACTTCACTTCTATAGATGTGAACGTCAAAGCGGGGGCGTGCGTGCAGAGCGTGAGAGGCAACCCAGTCGATCTCGAAAACCCTGACAAGATCTTCTGGGTTGAAGTACTGGGCGATACCGCCTATGTCTCCGTTACCCCGGGGTCTGTAGTCTTCAGAAAAAGCTACGATCGGAAACCGAACGTTCTAGTGCACCTTAGAAAAATAGTGATAGGTCAGGTCCCGTACCTCGCTGACATCGAAGCCTCCTACAAGGTAGGAGTCCGCATAGGTAGGGCTGTCCAGTCCTTCGAGGTAAAGGAACTCGTCATCACACCATATACTCCTGTCGATGCCCGGCCGCTGGCTAGCTTCATCAGAGGTGTGCTTGAAGGCATAGATTCTCGTTACAGCATCCAGACGCGCAGCTACAGTAGGAAAGTCCATAGGGTGCCGGTGAACCTATTCGACCTTTACCAGCTAGTAAGGGATTACCGCGAGCGGAATATTCCCATAATTGCCACGTCTACCAAAGGCAGGTACGTCGGCGAGGTCAAGCGAGATGTGCGGAGAATTTTCGAGGATAACGACAAGGTCCTAGTACTGATCGGATCGCGTGAAGGGCTCCCGACCGGCGTGCTCCGCTTCTCGGACTTAGTGATAGACGTCCTGCCGGGGGTCACCTTAGCGACCGACGTAGCCGCGCCGTCTATTTTGACGGCCATTGCGGGGGTCCTCGCAGAGGAGAATAATGACTGATACACGGCTTACTTTCGCTTGACCAGGATGAAGATTGGCTCTGATATCCGCTCGCCTTTGCAACGGGGACACCTGCTGGGCTTGCGCGCGCTTTCTAGGCTTGTGAAAACATACCCGCAGTCGCGGCAAACCGGGGGTTTCATGGCGATGAAGGCGCTGTTATTCGTCGCTCTTCTGATAGTCTTAGCCGCATGGTTTATGTCGTCCAGTAGCCTTTTCGCGTCGGAGCTCCTGAGGGAGAGCATTTGGAGAAGATCGTGGAGAGTGAACTCAACACCAGGGTTACTGAGAAAAATCTCCACTAATTTCTCGCGAGCAGTTTTTTCCTCACTCGTTACTGATCACAGGTCTGAACTTAATGCCATACTCTATTATCCCTTTCTCTCCCTGCTCTCTGTACCTCCTGAGGACGGCCTCTACCCTCATCCCCTCGTGTACTTCATCCGGTTCAACGTCAGTTATCTGCGCGGGGACGAGTGTTCCATCGTCTAGCCTCACTAAAGCAACGACGTAGGGCGCTTGGCCCACGAACTCCGTGGGCGGCGACCTCACAATACTGAATGTCTCGACGACCCCGGTCTCCGGCAACTTCCTCGGCTCTACGTTATCAGAGCCACAGACAGGGCAGCTTCGCCTGTACGGGTAGAAGGTCTTCCCGCAGTCCTTGCAAGCACCCCCTATCAACCTGTACTTCGTTACCCTTTCACGCCAAACCCTTGGAACACTCCTCATGTACGCCACTCTACCTCACCCTTCTCACGATGTTAACCACGACCGTCCCCCCAACACCCCCGACGTTTTGGGCTAAGCCGATCTCCGCGTCGGGGACCTGGTTAGCTCCGGCCTCCCCCCTTAGCTGGGTGACTAGGTCGTATACCTGGTAAACCCCAGTCGCGCCGACCGGGTGACCTCTAGCCTTTAAGCCTCCCATAGTGTTCGTGGGGAGGTCGCCATCTCTCTCGAGTTGACCTTCCTTGAGGAGTTTCCACCCCTCGCCTTTACGGGCGAATCCAAGATCCTCCAAGTGTATCACGCCTAGCACTGTGAAGGCATCGTGGACCTCGAGCAAGTCCACATCCTTGGATTCAATGCCGGCTTGCTTAAAAGCGGAGCTCTTGGCCTTTACCGTTGCTGCCAGTGTTGTGAGGTCGGGTCTGTCGTGAAGACTAAGTATGTCTGTGGCTAACCCGCTCCCCGCGAGCTCGATAAGTATGTCTTTTCCGATCCTTTTGGCCTTTTCCTCGGAGCATAGAACTAGCGCCGCGCTCCCGTCCCCGAGAGGAGCGCTCTCCAAGAGCCTTATCGGGTCTGCGACGGGGGGCGATCTCAGCACCTCATCGAGGGTCACAGGCTTGGGGAACTGGGCTAGAGGATTATTCGCTGCGTACTTGTGGTCGTGGACTGCGAAAAGAGCGATATCCTCCTGCTTAACGCCGAACTTCTTCATGTACGTTCTGTAAACGAGGGCGTTAAGGGCTACGAACGAGAAACCCGCGAAAGCCACGTACTCCTGGTCTTCAGCCATCATCAGCGCGCTCGTAGCGTCACTAGTCGTGGCATCTGTGAGCTTCTCCGCTCCAACCGCCAGCACACAGTCGTAGACACCGGACTTTACCGCTAAGTAGGCGCTATGAACGGCCGCCCCGCCGCTGGCGCAGGCTGCCTCGACTTTATGCGCAGCAACACCCGGTATTCCAAGCCACGTTGCGAGCAGGGAGCCAAGGTGCTCCTGCCCTTGAAGGTAGCCGGATGACATGTTGCCCACGAACACCGCCTCAACGTCGCGTTTTGAGAGGCCGGCGTCCTGTATAGCCTTCCTAGAGGCTTCGGTCATTAAGTCGCGGAGTGAGAGGTCCCAGTGTTCGTCTATTTTTGTGGCGCCGACGCCAACAATAAACACTCTGTTGCCCATTTAGGTCACCCCGTGGATGTACCTCCTGTACTTCAGGTAGTAGGCGTAATCTACGAGCTTTTTCCTTGAAAGGTAGTGGGAAACTTTGGGCGCCAGTTTCCTTCTAGCCTCAATACCCTCCTCCACGACTATACTAAGGGCGTCGGAACCTGCACCGCTACCGAAGGAAACTACGAGTATCCTCTCGCCTGGTTTAGCGTGATCCAAAACGTTTGCTAGGCCGATCAGCGACGCGGCAGCGTAAGTGTTGCCTATCTCCCCTGAGAGCAGGCCCAGTCGCAGCTGTTCCTCCGTGAACCCCAGCATCTGCGCCATCCTCTGCGGGAACTTCACGTTGGGCTGGTGGAACACAACGTAGTTGAAGTCGCTGGGCTTTAACCCCGTCTCCTCCATTAAGCCTCTTGCAGCGCTCTCTATGTGGTGGAAGTACGCCGGGTCACCGGTGAACCGGAAGGTGTGCATTGGAAACTTCTCACCCTCCCGACGCCAGAAGTCCGGCGTATCGGTCACGTAGCTGTAAACATGCTCGATCGTCGCTACTGAATCCCTCGAGAGAGGACCTAGGACGTAGGCGGCTGCCCCGGCGGCCGCCGTGTACTCGAGCTCGTCCCCGGGTCTACCTTGGGCTGTGTCGGTGCCAATGCCCACGCCGTACTTTATCACTCCAGCTGAAACCAGGGCTGCTACGCTGATCACAGCTGTGGTTCCCGCCTTGCAGGCGAACTCCATGTCTATGCCGTAGAGCTTCCTCGAGAACCCAAGGGCTTCGGCTATCACCGTAGCCGACGGTTTAACGGCGTAGGGCGGGCTTTCAGATCCGATGTAGAGTGCCTCGATGAGGGAGGGGTCGATGCCTGCCCTCTTCAAAGCGTTTTTCGCGGCCTCGTACGCGATGGTCAATGAGTCCTCGTCGGGTCCTGGGAGGCTTTTAGTCTTCACTGGGGCCTTCTCCCCACCCTTGGTGTGCACCCTCGCAATTTCCTTCGTCTCAATCCTGTAAATGGGGATGTACGCCCCGTAGCCGTAGATTGACGCCAGTCCTTTCATTCTGCGTCAGAGGTGTAGAAGATGGGGTGGTATAATAATTTTTACGCTTGTTGTTCTTCTATACGTTGTTTGACGAAATTCTCCGGAGATCCTCGATTATCTGTATGCTGCTGCTTGTTCCTATTCGGTCTGCCCCCAGGAGGTAGAAGTACAAAGCCTGCAAACCAGTCCTAATACCCCCCGCAGCTTTTATACGCGTCGATGTCCCAGAGACGGCTTTCCTAATAATCAGGATATCCTCGGGTGTAGCACCTCGTGGTCCGAAACCTGTAGACGTCTTAACAAAGTGCACACCTGCTCTAGCAAGCTCCCTAGAGACGTCGTGTATCGTTTTGCCGTCGAGGAACCCCGTCTCAATGATCACCTTGAGAACCCCACCATACTCTTTGGCTACTTCCAGGAGGCGTTTAGCCTCTTCCACGGCCTCTGCCACCATACCACTCCTCAGCATGGAGATGTTAATAACGGCATCAACCTCGTCAGCACCGCTTTCGAAGGCCCTCCTAGCCTCCCTCTCTTTGACTTCGGCAGGCGAGTTCCCATGTGGGAAGGAAACCACCGTTGCTACCTTTACACTCTCACCCACCACGCGTCTAGCCCTACTGACGAAAAAAGGTGGAACGCAGCAAGCGTAAAAGCCGTACTGAACTGCCTCCAGGCACGTCCTTTCTAAATCTGGGAGAGTAGCCTCGGGCCTTAGATTTGTGTGGTCAATCACCCTAGCCACAGCCTCAACAACATCTTCAGTGTCACTTACACTTCTGGCGAGAATCTTCTGCACAAATGGTTAATATCTTGCCTTCGCTCATAAATTTATTGATACACTTGATGTGGCGAGCGCTCGCAGAGGTGCTTGGCGTCTACAGATTGTACGAGTACCTGCTCGAGAAAGAAGTGAAAAGCGGCGACATCCCAAGGCACGTTGCATTCATCCTTGATGGCAACAGAAGGTGGGCTAGATCGAGAGGGCTTCCACCTTGGCTGGGGCACCGCCACGGCGCCGAGAAAGCTGAGGAGGTTCTCAAGTGGTGCTACGACTTAGGGGTGAAGACGGTAACGCTCTACGTGCTATCGACGGAGAACCTGATGAGGCGGAGCAGGGAGGAGGTTGAGGAGATACTCAGGTTGCTGGAGGAGAAAATCGAGGAGCTGAAGGCCTCCGGGGAGGTTGAGAAGCGCCGCGTCCGCGTGAAGTTCATCGGTGACAGGGCCTCCCTGTCCCCGAGTCTCATATCTAAGATTGAGGAGCTGGAAAAATGCACAGCGAGGTTCTCAGAGAGGTTCTTAAACATTGCGGTAGCGTACGGTGG from Infirmifilum sp. NZ encodes:
- the uppS gene encoding polyprenyl diphosphate synthase, with the protein product MMWRALAEVLGVYRLYEYLLEKEVKSGDIPRHVAFILDGNRRWARSRGLPPWLGHRHGAEKAEEVLKWCYDLGVKTVTLYVLSTENLMRRSREEVEEILRLLEEKIEELKASGEVEKRRVRVKFIGDRASLSPSLISKIEELEKCTARFSERFLNIAVAYGGRREIIDAVRRLVMDVQAGRLSVEDINEEVFQRYLYTGDLPYPDPDLVVRTSGEERISNFLLWQIAYSELVFLDVLWPEFRKIDLLRAIRVYQSRQRRFGR
- the deoC gene encoding deoxyribose-phosphate aldolase, with protein sequence MQKILARSVSDTEDVVEAVARVIDHTNLRPEATLPDLERTCLEAVQYGFYACCVPPFFVSRARRVVGESVKVATVVSFPHGNSPAEVKEREARRAFESGADEVDAVINISMLRSGMVAEAVEEAKRLLEVAKEYGGVLKVIIETGFLDGKTIHDVSRELARAGVHFVKTSTGFGPRGATPEDILIIRKAVSGTSTRIKAAGGIRTGLQALYFYLLGADRIGTSSSIQIIEDLRRISSNNV
- a CDS encoding hydroxymethylglutaryl-CoA synthase, which encodes MKGLASIYGYGAYIPIYRIETKEIARVHTKGGEKAPVKTKSLPGPDEDSLTIAYEAAKNALKRAGIDPSLIEALYIGSESPPYAVKPSATVIAEALGFSRKLYGIDMEFACKAGTTAVISVAALVSAGVIKYGVGIGTDTAQGRPGDELEYTAAAGAAAYVLGPLSRDSVATIEHVYSYVTDTPDFWRREGEKFPMHTFRFTGDPAYFHHIESAARGLMEETGLKPSDFNYVVFHQPNVKFPQRMAQMLGFTEEQLRLGLLSGEIGNTYAAASLIGLANVLDHAKPGERILVVSFGSGAGSDALSIVVEEGIEARRKLAPKVSHYLSRKKLVDYAYYLKYRRYIHGVT
- a CDS encoding thiolase domain-containing protein, with amino-acid sequence MGNRVFIVGVGATKIDEHWDLSLRDLMTEASRKAIQDAGLSKRDVEAVFVGNMSSGYLQGQEHLGSLLATWLGIPGVAAHKVEAACASGGAAVHSAYLAVKSGVYDCVLAVGAEKLTDATTSDATSALMMAEDQEYVAFAGFSFVALNALVYRTYMKKFGVKQEDIALFAVHDHKYAANNPLAQFPKPVTLDEVLRSPPVADPIRLLESAPLGDGSAALVLCSEEKAKRIGKDILIELAGSGLATDILSLHDRPDLTTLAATVKAKSSAFKQAGIESKDVDLLEVHDAFTVLGVIHLEDLGFARKGEGWKLLKEGQLERDGDLPTNTMGGLKARGHPVGATGVYQVYDLVTQLRGEAGANQVPDAEIGLAQNVGGVGGTVVVNIVRRVR